GGCAAGCTGCGCGGTGGTGCCGCCGGTGACGAGACGGTGATCCCGTTCGCCCAGCCGGGCACCCGGACCCGGGTGTACGCGGTGGCCAGCGGCAAGGGCGGCGTCGGCAAGTCCAGCGTCACGGTCAACCTGGCCGCGGCGCTGGCCGCCCGGGGCCTGGCCGTCGGCGTGGTGGACGCCGACATCTACGGCCACTCGGTGCCCCGGATGCTCGGCGCGGACGGTAAGCCCACCCGGGTCGAAGACATGATCATGCCGCCGCAGGCGAACGGCGTGAAGGTCATCTCGATCGGCATGTTCACCCCGGGCAACGCGGCAGTGGTGTGGCGCGGCCCGATGCTGCACCGGGCGTTGCAGCAGTTCCTGGGCGACGTCTACTGGGGTGAGCTGGACGTCCTCCTGCTCGACCTGCCCCCGGGCACCGGCGACATCGCCATCTCGGTCGCCCAACTGCTGCCCAACGCCGAGATCCTCGTGGTGACCACCCCGCAGGCCGCGGCGGCCGAGGTCGCGGAGCGGGCCGGCGCGATCTCGTTGCAGACCCACCAGCGCATCGTCGGTGTGATCGAGAACATGTCCTGGCTGGAGCTGCCGGACGGATCCCGGATGGAGGTCTTCGGCACCGGCGGCGGCGCGGCGGTGGCCGAGTCGCTGAGCCGGACGATCGGCGCGCAGGTGCCGCTGCTGGGCCAGATCCCGATGGACAGCCGGGTCCGCGAGGGCGGCGACGCGGGCACCCCGATCGTGCTGGCCGCGCCGGACGCGCCCGCCGCGAAGGCGCTGCACCGGGTGGCCGACCGGCTGGCGGTACGCCGCGAGTCGTTGCTCGGCAAGCCGCTCGGCCTCAAGCCCGCCGGCCGCTGACCGCCGCCGCTCCCACCCGCCGCCGATGGTGCCCGGGTGGGGGCCGGCGGTCGGGCGCGGGTGTCAGGTGGCGTCGTCGTAGCTCGGCCGGGGGGCCGGCGCGGGAGCCGGTGCGGGCGCGGTGTCCGTCGTAGCGGCCTTCCGGGCGGCGGCGCGCGGGTCGATCCGGTCGGCGACCTCCTTGAGGTCCTCGTGCACGCCGGTCACGTCCGACCGCAGGCTGTCGTAGACCCCCTGGAGGGGCTTGCGGATCGCCTGCTCGTCCTCCTCGCTGAGGAGGTGCTTGCGGATGAACGCCTTCGGGTGCAGATCCTCCAGCTGGATGTCGGTGCCCAGCTCGCGGCTCAGGTCACCGGTCGCGTTGCGGGCCATCGCGCGCAGGTTGCGCACCATCCGCAGGCCGTCGCTGATGACGTTGGGCAGCCGGTCCCCGAAGATCAGCAGCGCCAGGAGCAGCAGTGCGCCGATCTCCCACCAGTTCAGGTTGTCGAGCACTGCGGGGCCTCCTCGTCACGTGGGGCCAAGACTACGCACGTCAGACCCCGCTCCGGGAGGGGGTGAACGGTCCTCACTTGGCGTCCGCGGCGAGCGTCACCGAGGCGTTCTGCCGGGTGGTGCCCCGCCGGTACTCCACCGTCACCACGGCCCCCGGGGCGAACTTGCGGACCAGGGCGATCAGGTCGGTGGGTTCGTTCATCGGCCGCCCGTTGAGCTTGAGGACCACGTCCCCGGCCTGGAGGCCCGCCCCGGCCGCCGGACCCGCCGGCTCCACGGCCGCCAGGCGGACGCCGGCACCGGCCCGGGTGGCGGTCCCGGTCCCGGCGACC
Above is a window of Micromonospora rifamycinica DNA encoding:
- a CDS encoding P-loop NTPase, whose protein sequence is MSAPVSTLSDAIQAALATVNDPEIRRPITDLGMVRSAEIGEDGVVRVGLLLTVAGCPLKDKLRGDITAAVGAVPGVAGVEIEFGVMSPEQRQELQGKLRGGAAGDETVIPFAQPGTRTRVYAVASGKGGVGKSSVTVNLAAALAARGLAVGVVDADIYGHSVPRMLGADGKPTRVEDMIMPPQANGVKVISIGMFTPGNAAVVWRGPMLHRALQQFLGDVYWGELDVLLLDLPPGTGDIAISVAQLLPNAEILVVTTPQAAAAEVAERAGAISLQTHQRIVGVIENMSWLELPDGSRMEVFGTGGGAAVAESLSRTIGAQVPLLGQIPMDSRVREGGDAGTPIVLAAPDAPAAKALHRVADRLAVRRESLLGKPLGLKPAGR
- a CDS encoding Sec-independent protein translocase family protein: MLDNLNWWEIGALLLLALLIFGDRLPNVISDGLRMVRNLRAMARNATGDLSRELGTDIQLEDLHPKAFIRKHLLSEEDEQAIRKPLQGVYDSLRSDVTGVHEDLKEVADRIDPRAAARKAATTDTAPAPAPAPAPRPSYDDAT